One region of Salvia miltiorrhiza cultivar Shanhuang (shh) chromosome 3, IMPLAD_Smil_shh, whole genome shotgun sequence genomic DNA includes:
- the LOC131014347 gene encoding germin-like protein 5-1: MAAGASGVMYRMMAVVMLCSRVFADPDMLQDICVADLTSEVKLNGYSCKSNVTAEDFFFSGLGKGGATNNSAGSVVTGANVQKIPGLNTLGVSLARIDYAPGGLNPPHTHPRATEVVFVVEGELDVGFITTANVLISKSIKKGDVFVFPKALVHFQKNNGKSPAAVIAAFNSQLPGTQSIAAALFAATPAVPDNVLTKAFQIGTKEVDKIKSKFAPKK; the protein is encoded by the exons atGGCTGCCGGCGCTTCTGGTGTAATGTATAGAATGATGGCTGTTGTGATGCTTTGCAGCAGAGTTTTTGCGGATCCAGACATGCTTCAGGATATTTGTGTAGCTGATCTCACTTCTG AAGTGAAGCTTAACGGATATTCTTGCAAGTCAAACGTGACGGCGGAGGACTTCTTCTTCAGTGGTTTAGGCAAGGGTGGCGCCACCAACAACTCCGCCGGGTCGGTTGTGACCGGCGCCAATGTTCAGAAAATCCCGGGCCTCAACACGCTTGGCGTATCGTTGGCCCGCATCGACTACGCCCCTGGCGGGCTGAACCCACCGCACACGCACCCACGCGCCACCGAGGTGGTGTTCGTGGTGGAAGGAGAGCTGGACGTGGGGTTCATCACCACCGCCAACGTCCTTATCTCCAAGTCCATCAAGAAAGGGGACGTTTTTGTTTTCCCTAAAGCCCTTGTCCACTTCCAGAAGAACAATGGCAAGTCCCCCGCCGCCGTCATCGCCGCCTTCAACAGCCAGCTCCCGGGAACGCAGTCCATCGCCGCCGCCTTGTTCGCTGCCACGCCGGCGGTGCCGGATAATGTTCTCACCAAGGCGTTCCAGATTGGCACCAAGGAGGTTGACAAGATTAAGTCCAAGTTCGCACCAAAGAAGTAA
- the LOC131014348 gene encoding flap endonuclease 1 isoform X2 — protein MGIKGLTKLLAENAPNAMKEHKFESYFGREIAIDASMSIYQFLIVVGRRGTQTLTNEAGEVTRHYWQINNWCFLSHLQGMLTRTIRLLEAGIKPVYVFDGTPPDLKKEELAKRVLKRADATNDLHDALKKGNAEDIEKYSKRTVKATDQHYEDCKKLLRLMGVPVVEAPCEAESQCAALCKEGKVYAVASEDMDSLAFGAPRFLRHLMDPSSKRTPVVEFKVSKVLEELNLTMDQFIDLCILSGCDYCESIRGIGGLTALKLIRQHGSLEHILENINKERYQIPFDWPYQETRKLFREPSVLTDGNQLELKWRDPDEEGLVRFLVNENTFNRDRISKAIKKTKTAMDKLPRSWLESYSKPVGVSVPAKGEVARCSLAVPQRAIKLMTLHLGGPCGSSLKGVVCMSLPSVAMHTKLSMHKI, from the exons ATGGGGATAAAG GGTTTGACGAAGCTATTGGCAGAGAATGCGCCGAACGCGATGAAAGAGCACAAATTCGAAAGCTATTTTGGACGGGAAATTGCAATTGATGCTAGCATGAGCATTTACCAGTTCCTT ATTGTTGTTGGAAGACGCGGTACTCAAACGCTTACTAATGAAGCTGGTGAAGTCACAAG ACACTACTGGCAAATCAATAATTGGTGCTTCCTTAGTCATTTGCAAGGGATGTTGACGAGGACAATCCGACTCTTGGAAGCTGGAATAAAGCCTGT CTACGTTTTTGATGGTACGCCTCCTGATTTAAAGAAAGAAGAGCTTGCAAAGAG AGTCTTAAAAAGGGCTGATGCTACAAACGACCTACATGATGCGCTGAAG AAAGGCAATGCGGAGGATATCGAAAAATATAGCAAAAGAACAGTAAAA GCCACTGATCAGCATTATGAGGACTGCAAAAAGCTTCTCAGGCTTATGGGTGTACCTGTGGTCGAG GCTCCTTGCGAAGCAGAATCACAGTGTGCTGCACTTTGCAAAGAAGGCAAA GTTTATGCTGTCGCGTCTGAGGATATGGATTCCCTGGCTTTTGGGGCTCCCCGATTTCTCCGCCATTTGATGGATCCTTCATCCAAAAGGACCCCTGTGGTCGAATTTAAAGTCTCAAAG GTTTTGGAGGAATTGAACCTTACAATGGATCAGTTTATTGACCTTTGTATACTCTCTGGTTGTGATTATTGTGAGAGCATTAGAG GGATTGGAGGGCTGACTGCCTTGAAATTAATCCGCCAGCATGGCTCACTCGAGCACATTCTTGAGAACATTAATAAAGAAAG ATACCAAATACCGTTTGATTGGCCATATCAGGAAACACGAAAGCTCTTTAGAGAACCATCAGTTTTGACTGATGGCAATCAACTTGAGCTAAAGTGGAGAGATCCAGATGAAGAA GGCCTGGTCAGATTTTTGGTAAATGAGAACACTTTCAACAGGGACAGAATAAGTAAG GCAATAAAAAAGACCAAAACTGCCATGGACAAGTTGCCCCGGAGCTG GTTGGAATCATATTCCAAACCAGTTGGCGTCTCTGTACCTGCTAAAGGAGAG GTTGCTAGATGCAGTCTTGCAGTTCCACAACGAGCAATCAAGCTGATGACGCTCCATCTTGGAGGACCCTGTGGTTCAAGTCTTAAGGGTGTTGTCTGCATGAGCCTCCCATCTGTGGCTATGCACACAAAGCTCTCCATGCATAAAATTTAA
- the LOC131014348 gene encoding flap endonuclease 1 isoform X1, whose protein sequence is MGIKGLTKLLAENAPNAMKEHKFESYFGREIAIDASMSIYQFLIVVGRRGTQTLTNEAGEVTSEYRHYWQINNWCFLSHLQGMLTRTIRLLEAGIKPVYVFDGTPPDLKKEELAKRVLKRADATNDLHDALKKGNAEDIEKYSKRTVKATDQHYEDCKKLLRLMGVPVVEAPCEAESQCAALCKEGKVYAVASEDMDSLAFGAPRFLRHLMDPSSKRTPVVEFKVSKVLEELNLTMDQFIDLCILSGCDYCESIRGIGGLTALKLIRQHGSLEHILENINKERYQIPFDWPYQETRKLFREPSVLTDGNQLELKWRDPDEEGLVRFLVNENTFNRDRISKAIKKTKTAMDKLPRSWLESYSKPVGVSVPAKGEVARCSLAVPQRAIKLMTLHLGGPCGSSLKGVVCMSLPSVAMHTKLSMHKI, encoded by the exons ATGGGGATAAAG GGTTTGACGAAGCTATTGGCAGAGAATGCGCCGAACGCGATGAAAGAGCACAAATTCGAAAGCTATTTTGGACGGGAAATTGCAATTGATGCTAGCATGAGCATTTACCAGTTCCTT ATTGTTGTTGGAAGACGCGGTACTCAAACGCTTACTAATGAAGCTGGTGAAGTCACAAG TGAATATAGACACTACTGGCAAATCAATAATTGGTGCTTCCTTAGTCATTTGCAAGGGATGTTGACGAGGACAATCCGACTCTTGGAAGCTGGAATAAAGCCTGT CTACGTTTTTGATGGTACGCCTCCTGATTTAAAGAAAGAAGAGCTTGCAAAGAG AGTCTTAAAAAGGGCTGATGCTACAAACGACCTACATGATGCGCTGAAG AAAGGCAATGCGGAGGATATCGAAAAATATAGCAAAAGAACAGTAAAA GCCACTGATCAGCATTATGAGGACTGCAAAAAGCTTCTCAGGCTTATGGGTGTACCTGTGGTCGAG GCTCCTTGCGAAGCAGAATCACAGTGTGCTGCACTTTGCAAAGAAGGCAAA GTTTATGCTGTCGCGTCTGAGGATATGGATTCCCTGGCTTTTGGGGCTCCCCGATTTCTCCGCCATTTGATGGATCCTTCATCCAAAAGGACCCCTGTGGTCGAATTTAAAGTCTCAAAG GTTTTGGAGGAATTGAACCTTACAATGGATCAGTTTATTGACCTTTGTATACTCTCTGGTTGTGATTATTGTGAGAGCATTAGAG GGATTGGAGGGCTGACTGCCTTGAAATTAATCCGCCAGCATGGCTCACTCGAGCACATTCTTGAGAACATTAATAAAGAAAG ATACCAAATACCGTTTGATTGGCCATATCAGGAAACACGAAAGCTCTTTAGAGAACCATCAGTTTTGACTGATGGCAATCAACTTGAGCTAAAGTGGAGAGATCCAGATGAAGAA GGCCTGGTCAGATTTTTGGTAAATGAGAACACTTTCAACAGGGACAGAATAAGTAAG GCAATAAAAAAGACCAAAACTGCCATGGACAAGTTGCCCCGGAGCTG GTTGGAATCATATTCCAAACCAGTTGGCGTCTCTGTACCTGCTAAAGGAGAG GTTGCTAGATGCAGTCTTGCAGTTCCACAACGAGCAATCAAGCTGATGACGCTCCATCTTGGAGGACCCTGTGGTTCAAGTCTTAAGGGTGTTGTCTGCATGAGCCTCCCATCTGTGGCTATGCACACAAAGCTCTCCATGCATAAAATTTAA
- the LOC131014348 gene encoding flap endonuclease 1 isoform X4: MKLVKSQSHLQGMLTRTIRLLEAGIKPVYVFDGTPPDLKKEELAKRVLKRADATNDLHDALKKGNAEDIEKYSKRTVKATDQHYEDCKKLLRLMGVPVVEAPCEAESQCAALCKEGKVYAVASEDMDSLAFGAPRFLRHLMDPSSKRTPVVEFKVSKVLEELNLTMDQFIDLCILSGCDYCESIRGIGGLTALKLIRQHGSLEHILENINKERYQIPFDWPYQETRKLFREPSVLTDGNQLELKWRDPDEEGLVRFLVNENTFNRDRISKAIKKTKTAMDKLPRSWLESYSKPVGVSVPAKGEVARCSLAVPQRAIKLMTLHLGGPCGSSLKGVVCMSLPSVAMHTKLSMHKI, from the exons ATGAAGCTGGTGAAGTCACAA AGTCATTTGCAAGGGATGTTGACGAGGACAATCCGACTCTTGGAAGCTGGAATAAAGCCTGT CTACGTTTTTGATGGTACGCCTCCTGATTTAAAGAAAGAAGAGCTTGCAAAGAG AGTCTTAAAAAGGGCTGATGCTACAAACGACCTACATGATGCGCTGAAG AAAGGCAATGCGGAGGATATCGAAAAATATAGCAAAAGAACAGTAAAA GCCACTGATCAGCATTATGAGGACTGCAAAAAGCTTCTCAGGCTTATGGGTGTACCTGTGGTCGAG GCTCCTTGCGAAGCAGAATCACAGTGTGCTGCACTTTGCAAAGAAGGCAAA GTTTATGCTGTCGCGTCTGAGGATATGGATTCCCTGGCTTTTGGGGCTCCCCGATTTCTCCGCCATTTGATGGATCCTTCATCCAAAAGGACCCCTGTGGTCGAATTTAAAGTCTCAAAG GTTTTGGAGGAATTGAACCTTACAATGGATCAGTTTATTGACCTTTGTATACTCTCTGGTTGTGATTATTGTGAGAGCATTAGAG GGATTGGAGGGCTGACTGCCTTGAAATTAATCCGCCAGCATGGCTCACTCGAGCACATTCTTGAGAACATTAATAAAGAAAG ATACCAAATACCGTTTGATTGGCCATATCAGGAAACACGAAAGCTCTTTAGAGAACCATCAGTTTTGACTGATGGCAATCAACTTGAGCTAAAGTGGAGAGATCCAGATGAAGAA GGCCTGGTCAGATTTTTGGTAAATGAGAACACTTTCAACAGGGACAGAATAAGTAAG GCAATAAAAAAGACCAAAACTGCCATGGACAAGTTGCCCCGGAGCTG GTTGGAATCATATTCCAAACCAGTTGGCGTCTCTGTACCTGCTAAAGGAGAG GTTGCTAGATGCAGTCTTGCAGTTCCACAACGAGCAATCAAGCTGATGACGCTCCATCTTGGAGGACCCTGTGGTTCAAGTCTTAAGGGTGTTGTCTGCATGAGCCTCCCATCTGTGGCTATGCACACAAAGCTCTCCATGCATAAAATTTAA
- the LOC131014348 gene encoding flap endonuclease 1 isoform X3 — protein sequence MGIKGLTKLLAENAPNAMKEHKFESYFGREIAIDASMSIYQFLIVVGRRGTQTLTNEAGEVTSHLQGMLTRTIRLLEAGIKPVYVFDGTPPDLKKEELAKRVLKRADATNDLHDALKKGNAEDIEKYSKRTVKATDQHYEDCKKLLRLMGVPVVEAPCEAESQCAALCKEGKVYAVASEDMDSLAFGAPRFLRHLMDPSSKRTPVVEFKVSKVLEELNLTMDQFIDLCILSGCDYCESIRGIGGLTALKLIRQHGSLEHILENINKERYQIPFDWPYQETRKLFREPSVLTDGNQLELKWRDPDEEGLVRFLVNENTFNRDRISKAIKKTKTAMDKLPRSWLESYSKPVGVSVPAKGEVARCSLAVPQRAIKLMTLHLGGPCGSSLKGVVCMSLPSVAMHTKLSMHKI from the exons ATGGGGATAAAG GGTTTGACGAAGCTATTGGCAGAGAATGCGCCGAACGCGATGAAAGAGCACAAATTCGAAAGCTATTTTGGACGGGAAATTGCAATTGATGCTAGCATGAGCATTTACCAGTTCCTT ATTGTTGTTGGAAGACGCGGTACTCAAACGCTTACTAATGAAGCTGGTGAAGTCACAAG TCATTTGCAAGGGATGTTGACGAGGACAATCCGACTCTTGGAAGCTGGAATAAAGCCTGT CTACGTTTTTGATGGTACGCCTCCTGATTTAAAGAAAGAAGAGCTTGCAAAGAG AGTCTTAAAAAGGGCTGATGCTACAAACGACCTACATGATGCGCTGAAG AAAGGCAATGCGGAGGATATCGAAAAATATAGCAAAAGAACAGTAAAA GCCACTGATCAGCATTATGAGGACTGCAAAAAGCTTCTCAGGCTTATGGGTGTACCTGTGGTCGAG GCTCCTTGCGAAGCAGAATCACAGTGTGCTGCACTTTGCAAAGAAGGCAAA GTTTATGCTGTCGCGTCTGAGGATATGGATTCCCTGGCTTTTGGGGCTCCCCGATTTCTCCGCCATTTGATGGATCCTTCATCCAAAAGGACCCCTGTGGTCGAATTTAAAGTCTCAAAG GTTTTGGAGGAATTGAACCTTACAATGGATCAGTTTATTGACCTTTGTATACTCTCTGGTTGTGATTATTGTGAGAGCATTAGAG GGATTGGAGGGCTGACTGCCTTGAAATTAATCCGCCAGCATGGCTCACTCGAGCACATTCTTGAGAACATTAATAAAGAAAG ATACCAAATACCGTTTGATTGGCCATATCAGGAAACACGAAAGCTCTTTAGAGAACCATCAGTTTTGACTGATGGCAATCAACTTGAGCTAAAGTGGAGAGATCCAGATGAAGAA GGCCTGGTCAGATTTTTGGTAAATGAGAACACTTTCAACAGGGACAGAATAAGTAAG GCAATAAAAAAGACCAAAACTGCCATGGACAAGTTGCCCCGGAGCTG GTTGGAATCATATTCCAAACCAGTTGGCGTCTCTGTACCTGCTAAAGGAGAG GTTGCTAGATGCAGTCTTGCAGTTCCACAACGAGCAATCAAGCTGATGACGCTCCATCTTGGAGGACCCTGTGGTTCAAGTCTTAAGGGTGTTGTCTGCATGAGCCTCCCATCTGTGGCTATGCACACAAAGCTCTCCATGCATAAAATTTAA
- the LOC131014348 gene encoding flap endonuclease 1 isoform X5, protein MLTRTIRLLEAGIKPVYVFDGTPPDLKKEELAKRVLKRADATNDLHDALKKGNAEDIEKYSKRTVKATDQHYEDCKKLLRLMGVPVVEAPCEAESQCAALCKEGKVYAVASEDMDSLAFGAPRFLRHLMDPSSKRTPVVEFKVSKVLEELNLTMDQFIDLCILSGCDYCESIRGIGGLTALKLIRQHGSLEHILENINKERYQIPFDWPYQETRKLFREPSVLTDGNQLELKWRDPDEEGLVRFLVNENTFNRDRISKAIKKTKTAMDKLPRSWLESYSKPVGVSVPAKGEVARCSLAVPQRAIKLMTLHLGGPCGSSLKGVVCMSLPSVAMHTKLSMHKI, encoded by the exons ATGTTGACGAGGACAATCCGACTCTTGGAAGCTGGAATAAAGCCTGT CTACGTTTTTGATGGTACGCCTCCTGATTTAAAGAAAGAAGAGCTTGCAAAGAG AGTCTTAAAAAGGGCTGATGCTACAAACGACCTACATGATGCGCTGAAG AAAGGCAATGCGGAGGATATCGAAAAATATAGCAAAAGAACAGTAAAA GCCACTGATCAGCATTATGAGGACTGCAAAAAGCTTCTCAGGCTTATGGGTGTACCTGTGGTCGAG GCTCCTTGCGAAGCAGAATCACAGTGTGCTGCACTTTGCAAAGAAGGCAAA GTTTATGCTGTCGCGTCTGAGGATATGGATTCCCTGGCTTTTGGGGCTCCCCGATTTCTCCGCCATTTGATGGATCCTTCATCCAAAAGGACCCCTGTGGTCGAATTTAAAGTCTCAAAG GTTTTGGAGGAATTGAACCTTACAATGGATCAGTTTATTGACCTTTGTATACTCTCTGGTTGTGATTATTGTGAGAGCATTAGAG GGATTGGAGGGCTGACTGCCTTGAAATTAATCCGCCAGCATGGCTCACTCGAGCACATTCTTGAGAACATTAATAAAGAAAG ATACCAAATACCGTTTGATTGGCCATATCAGGAAACACGAAAGCTCTTTAGAGAACCATCAGTTTTGACTGATGGCAATCAACTTGAGCTAAAGTGGAGAGATCCAGATGAAGAA GGCCTGGTCAGATTTTTGGTAAATGAGAACACTTTCAACAGGGACAGAATAAGTAAG GCAATAAAAAAGACCAAAACTGCCATGGACAAGTTGCCCCGGAGCTG GTTGGAATCATATTCCAAACCAGTTGGCGTCTCTGTACCTGCTAAAGGAGAG GTTGCTAGATGCAGTCTTGCAGTTCCACAACGAGCAATCAAGCTGATGACGCTCCATCTTGGAGGACCCTGTGGTTCAAGTCTTAAGGGTGTTGTCTGCATGAGCCTCCCATCTGTGGCTATGCACACAAAGCTCTCCATGCATAAAATTTAA